In Kryptolebias marmoratus isolate JLee-2015 linkage group LG11, ASM164957v2, whole genome shotgun sequence, the following proteins share a genomic window:
- the si:dkey-246g23.4 gene encoding LOW QUALITY PROTEIN: monocarboxylate transporter 2 (The sequence of the model RefSeq protein was modified relative to this genomic sequence to represent the inferred CDS: inserted 2 bases in 1 codon; deleted 2 bases in 2 codons; substituted 2 bases at 2 genomic stop codons) has protein sequence MDPPSKPQNRREAVEPAALGFEFGSTLTPTVTVLGMYFEKKHSVANTQGSAGECILTFILTLLFQLLIISFSWRGALLILGGLQLNCVCVCGVLLRPLKATEDESHITELXKEDEGLTKLQVQQLTATLIILVPILLLFPLASTFPELLAALVXGLVFSAMVAVHIMVLPEVVGVQRLGSALGLFMLISSRGGLHRASGLFIDEMENNGTVFVMDEEALLVSVLFLLAFHQMIXRSQGTSTEIPTYRQSDTKSYC, from the exons ATGGATCCTCCATCAAAGCCTCAGAACAGAAGGGAAGCCGTGGAACCAGCAGCACTTG GTTTTGAGTTTGGATCAACCTTGACTCCCACAGTGACCGTGCTGGGCATGTACTTTGAGAAGAAGCATTCAGTGGCAAACACCCAGGGCAGTGCTGGAGAGTGCATCCTTACATTTATCCTTACCCTCCTGTTCCAGCTGCTGATCATCAGT TTTTCTTGGAGGGGGGCTTTGCTCATCCTGGGGGGTTTGCAgctgaac tgtgtgtgtgtgtgtggtgtgctGCTGAGGCCCCTAAAAGCCACAGAAGATGAGAGTCACATCACTGAGCTCTAAAAGGAAGATGAAGGCTT AACTAAACTTCAGGTGCAGCAGCTGACAGCAACACTGATTATTCTTGTTCCCATTTTGCTCCTCTTCCCACTAGCCTCCACGTTCCCTGAGCTGCTTGCTGCTTTGGT CGGTCTGGTGTTCAGTGCGATGGTGGCCGTCCACATCATGGTGCTGCCTGAAGTTGTGGGTGTCCAAAGGCTCGGAAGCGCACTGGGGCTTTTCATGCTCATCAGCAGCAGGGGAGGACTGCACAGAGCTTCTG GACTCTTCATTGATGAAATGGAGAATAATGGGACAGTGTTCGTAATGGATGAAGAGGCTCTTTTGGTCTCTGTCCTGTTTCTGCTCGCCTTCCATCAGATGATCTGAAGGAGTCAGGGTACATCCACAGAAATTCCCACATACAGACAAAGTGATACAAAGTCttattgttga
- the wfdc1 gene encoding WAP four-disulfide core domain protein 1, which translates to MQTILLLCLLLLSTGSNARRIRKRGINQKDYENPNQSTQHQKNDRCPPPPQMLPERACDVPGCRSDSECERHKRCCYNGCIYACLESVQPPPVLDWLVQPKPRWLGGNGWLLDGPEEVLQAEACSTTEDGDEPLHCPTGYECHIINPGDPAAGIPNRGQCIKQRSSSDGRGLRHKPIKDYKEFFGSSSNNAVGYEKHHHKHLG; encoded by the exons ATGCAGACCATCCTCCTGCTGTGCCTGCTGCTTCTGTCCACAGGAAGCAATGCCAGAAGAATAAGGAAAAGAGGGATCAATCAGAAG GACTATGAAAACCCCAACCAGTCCACACAGCACCAAAAGAATGACCGGTGTCCACCGCCACCACAGATGTTGCCAGAGCGAGCCTGTGATGTCCCAGGCTGCCGCTCAGACTCAGAATGTGAACGCCACAAACGATGCTGTTATAATGGCTGCATATACGCCTGCCTGGAGTCGGTTCAGCCCCCACCAG TGCTGGACTGGCTGGTGCAGCCCAAGCCTCGGTGGTTAGGGGGTAACGGCTGGCTGCTAGACGGCCCTGAGGAAGTTCTGCAAG CTGAGGCCTGCAGTACAACTGAAGATGGAGACGAGCCTCTTCACTGTCCTACAGGCTACGAGTGCCACATCATCAACCCAGGAGACCCGGCTGCTGGCATCCCAAACCGGGGTCAGTGCATCAAGCAACGCAGCAGCTCTG ATGGACGAGGTTTGAGGCACAAACCCATTAAGGACTACAAGGAGTTCTTTG GATCCAGTTCTAATAACGCAGTAGGATACGAAAAACATCATCACAAACATCTGGGATGA